The genome window CACCGTTTACCACCGCGTTAACCAGGCTGGTGGTGGCAGAGGCAGATCCCGAAGTGCTAAAAGCCGTCTTTGTGCTGCTCATAACGGTGTCAGCCGAGATGAGGCCACTGAGCAGGTCCAGTTGCTCGACTGTAGATGAGCTGTTGGCGTTCCCCCCTGCGGGTTGGATTTTTCCGAACGCGGTATCCGTGATTGTTCCGGTACTTCCTATGACCGGCACCGTGACGCTCGCCACGCTGTTCGTCTTGTTACCGCCAGAGCAACCAATCGATACGTTCGCAAAAGGCCCGCTCTTGACAAAATTTCTGTCGATCTTGTCGTAGGTAAGCAGGCCGTAAGCCCTGGCACCAACGATTGCCGGGAAACTGAGAACCGTAATACCACTTTCAGCATGCGCGATGAGAATGTGGGTGCCGATGGGTAGATTGAAGCCATTAGTTGTAGTCACAACTACGTCGATAGCTGTTACCGAGATGTGCGTCTGGGTATGGTGATTCACAGGACCAACCTGCTCGTTCAAAATGACGTAACCTAAACCGGGAAGTGTGATCTTTGTATTGGGAGCAGGAGTGCCGTTAATGTGATTGCCCAGAACCACCAGGTTCGTAAAGGTTGAATTGTTCGAGCTCGAAGCGCTTGAGCTTGTAGCTGTGCTCGCTGCGACAGCGTCTACTTCGTCAGCGCTAATCAGACCCGAAAGCACATTGACATTTTGCACATCAGAGCTTGCCTGAACGCTGACTGTTGACATCGAATAGTTTGTCGTGACTTTATCGACGAGCGAGCCGGATGTGGCGAACCCACTTAGCGATAAAGAACCCGCCGTGGCACTGACGGTCTTCGATGATGTATTACATCCCAGGCCTACAGGGAAGAGCGGCCCTACACTTGCTATATGCCCGCCCTTTGGGACCTTCAAATATCCCGCGTAAGCCGATCCATGTGCCACTGCGGGCAATACGCCACTACTAGACGTAACTTTGCTGGAAGCAAGAACTGGAGATGTTACTGCTGTCAGCATCAACAAAAATACGGAGACGAGTAGAAGTGTGAATCTCATTACAGTTTTCATGGTTCGTTCCCCCCTTATCAACTTTTGTTCTGCGAGGAAGTACCCCTTCCTCGTTTTCCCCGTGCCATTCTGATTTATAAAATATATTTGATAAATTGTCAACTGAACAATCAAAATTCAGTAGAAAATCTTGTGTAAATAACACATGAGTTTCACAAAAATAAACATGCAATTAAGCGCGACAATTTATCAATGAATTTTATACAAATATAGAGATAGCAGCAGAAAGAGGGGAAACGAGTAGGAATGCAGCTAACAGGAAGATAGGCCTGCTGTGATCAGGAAATGTGAGAGCAAATGATCAGCGTTTCTCGCGCTGCTCTCGTAGAATAGCGCGCAAGGCGTCGGCCTGGCCGCGATTATAAGCAGCCGAGCGTATGCCTGGGCCGACAACGGGTAAAGAACTTTTCTCGCGAATCTGGGCGGCTCGTTCACGCTGGATGATTTCATGAATCAGCTGCCGGTCGGTTAAGCGCCAGCCGCGTAAGCGGGCCTGTTCGGCGAACCACATAACGCGTGCATAACCGGCGTGGTAGTCGCGCTCCATTTCTTCTTTTGCAGGCATTTGTTGCATAACCGGGACTGCTCCTTGAGCAAAGTTTCTGACGCCTTTCGTTCAGACGGCATCACCACAGTTATTATGTCAGAAAATGAATGCCGGTGTCAATCGGCCCCTGGCAGAGTCTCCGTCTTTGATCGATTTAGAAAAGATCTGAAAAAGAGTGGCAGAGCTTGAAATGCTTTACATCTCTACCGCTCCTTCAGGCATGTAGCTATGCCGTTTTGCTTGTGGTTGGCTCCCGCTGGACGGCTGCTGCCAGTTTTTCTCTTTCCGCGAGGTATTGCTGCAAACGCTCTTCTCCTGCCGGACTGACAAGGAAGGTAACCACATCGCCGGGTTTAATGACGGCACTGCCACGGGGGAAAATCAGTTCGTCCTGCCTGCGAATCGAGACGACGAGGCTTTCAATCGGAAGATGCGCCTCGCGCAGCGGGCGGTCGGCGATGCGCATACCTGGTTCGATTTTCACCTCGATCATTACCGTTCCTTCAACCACTCCGCGCATGCGGCGGGAGGATTTTGCCAGGGTCTCGCGATATGCGCGCATGATGTCGCTGGCCGAGAGGATTCCTATCACATGCGGCCCCTCGGGATGTACTTCGAGATCGACGACGGGCGCCCAGCTGATGCGATGGCTGGTAAGCTGTTCCAGTGCAGCGTCAAGCGTGTCATCGGCATGAATAACGAACACCCCTTTATTCATTGCTTCCGCGACCTTACATTGGTCGCGCTCATTGAGGGGTATGCGTTGAATATCGGCAACGGTAAGTACGCCTTTCAGACCTCCGAGCGGACCAATGACGGGCGCGCCACTCTCCACGCGGCCCTCCAGCATTTTCTCTGCCTCTGCCACTGTTTGTGTGGGTGAGAAGATCAGCCCGGCCTTCACCATCGCCTGCCTGACTGTCAGGGTAGAAAGCAAGGGGAAAGAGAGTTGCAAGCGGTGAGCAGGCGAATCCGCGCGGGTATCTACCTGGCTGGTGTAGATGGTGTTTTCACCGACGATAATGGAGGAGATACCAACGGCAATCATAGCCGGGGCAAGCATGGAAAGGTTGCCGGTCATCTCGGCAACCATCAGCATCACCGCTAACGGCGCGTGGGCAATGCCACCGAAAAGCGCCATCATACCTACAATGACGAATGGAGCGGGGGTCGCAGGAAGCCCCGGCAGCAGGTGATAGGAAACGCGCCAGACCATTGCGCCCAGAAAGCCGCCGATTACCATACCGGGGCCAAAAATACCGCCGGAACCGCCGGAACCGATTGACAGGCCGGTTGTTATAATCTTGGCAAATGGCAAAGCCAGAAGTACCCAGAGAGGAATGTTAAATAGGCCTGGCCCCATACTGATATTTACCCATCCATATCCCATACCCAGGGCCTGTGGAATGACCAGTCCAATCAACCCCACGCAGAGTCCGCCGATAGCCGGTTTGATCCAGTTGGGCAAAGGAATCTTATGAAAGAAATGCGTGATGCCATAGAAGCCTCGCGCGTACAAAACTCCAACCAGCCCGCAGATCAGCCCGAGCACAACGTAGTAGAGCAATTGCGGGGGCGAGGTAAATGCCAGGTTGCCCTGTGTTCCGAAGATAGGATTCCAGCCCGACCAGAGACCGAAGACGCTGTATCCTACGATGGCTGCCATAAGCGCAGGGATAATTGCTTCGATCTCCAGGTCATGCTTATAGAGAATTTCAGCGGCGAGCACAGCACCACCAAGTGGGGCGCGGAAGATGGCGCCAATGCCGGAGCCAATGCCTGTGGCAATCGCCAGGCGACGATCCTGTGAATCAAGGTGTAACCAGGTGCCTAAGAGCGAACCGAACCCGGCGCTGATTTGTGCCGATGGACCCTCGCGACCCGCCGACCCGCCGGAACCAATAGTGATGGCTGAGGCAACCAGCTTGATCAAGGGGATACGAGCGCGGATAGGCTTGCCCTGGTGAAATGCAGCTATGGCGGCATCGGTACCGTGTCCTTCCGCTTCCGGCGCCAGGGTGAATACGATGATGCCCGCCACTAAACCACCGGCGGTAGTGATAACCGGCAGCAGCCAGGGACGAGCAGCCGACCAGAATGGTATCGCGGTCATGGTTCCCTCACCGGCAGGATTCGGCGGGAGATACCCCACAATGTTCCCTAAGAGGACCTGGGTGGTGAAGTGGATTGATGCGAAGAAAGCGATAGCACCCAGCCCGGCAACTAAACCGATCAGGGTACTGAGCAGCAGCCATTTGAGCAGATAGCGCGGGCTCTCGAAGCTGCGGGCCGTGCGTCGCAGGTGAAAGAGCCGCCGGAAAAAAGTGATGATTGCTGAATAAATCATAGTCTCTCCCCTCAAGTCTTTACTCCATTCTTCTTTGCTACTAGCACATCCATAAATGAGTGGGCGGTCGGTCATAAAAAGGGTTAAAAAAATATCGCCGCTTGCCTCAGGGAGAGGATACTCCAATCCCGTGCAGGATCATATCGGCAACACGATTCGCCTGTTGCGTCATTTCGTGCAATGATTGGCCCAGCGCATTAGCAGAAAGTACATATGACTCGGTCAATGTTAATACCATCAATGCGGTAGCCTCTATATCAGTAGATTCAATTTCACCACGTATCCTGCTCTCTTCGAGTGTCAGGGCGATGACGGCGATATAGTCGCGCAGGAGCTTTGTTGCTTCAGCTTTAAAAGCGCGGTTAACACCATATAAAGTACTCATATGGACATTGAAGCTATCGGCATCCTCATTGGCGAGCTGCACGAAAGCCAGGAAAAGACGTTTCAGGCGTGCATGGAGATTTCCGTCACCGGCAAGAGCTGCGCGAATTGAGGCCAGGTGCGAGTGCGCGATCTGGCGCAGCATGGCGAGAAAGAGGTCGCGTTTGTTCTCGAAGTACAGGTAGATGGTTCCCTTGCCAATGCCTGCCTGCTCAGCGATAGTGTTGATATTGGCCTGTTCAAATCCCAGGCGAGCAAATTCTGCTGCGGCCTCACGAATGATGCGTTTGCGAGTCGCTTCGCGTGTCTGCTGGTCTACAATTTTTGGCATATACTCTCTCTCCCCGGCTTATGCAGGTTTTTAAATTGGGCGATTGGTCATTATTATCTACTACAAGCATACCTGCCTTTATGGCTTGTGTCAAGAGGTTGCTGAGGCTTTTGCCTGGCCCGGATGTATAAGCATATAAGTATGTGTGCATAAGCAAATTGAGCGGACAATTATATTGCATATAAGCAGGCAAACACAGAAGATACGACGACATACGTTGAGATATGTTTGTTTGCCGGGCGTTGTTGAAGCATGTGGATCGAGTCAAGACAAATTCTGTTTTTCCTACAGGGAAAGGAGTACGGTACGCAATGTCAAATATTCATGTAAATACCGATGTGATGCGCCATCTCGGTCAAATCTTCGTGCAGCTCGATGAGCAAATCCAGAATCAAATTATGCCGCAAATCCATGGCGGTATTGCCCAGCTTGAGAGCGACTGGCAGGGGATCAGCCGCCAGCGTTTTGAGGAATTGTTTCAGGAATGGCGCTCGCTCGCGGTTCGCCTATCACAGCAAGGCGAGGAGCTTGGCCGCCACCTGCAATATACGGCTGAGCGCTTTGAGACCGTCGACGAGACAGCATAGTTGAGAAAGGGTGGCCTCTACTGGCCACCCGGCAAATTCGACTGCTGCGCAATCTCTCTGATCTGGAACGTGTGGTTGATTTTGGCCGTTTTGCTGAGCATGATGCTGACACCACAGTAGCGCGTTTCTGAAAGTTCGATGGCCCGCGCTACCGCCTCCGGTTTTACATGAGGCCCGGTGATGAAATGCTCGACGCTGATTTCTACAAATATTTTGGGAAACTGCTCGGTCAAAATACCATTGACGCGCATTTCGTAGGCGGTGACCTGTTGTTGTTTCTTTTGCAGGATTGAGATCACGTTGATGCCGGTGCAGCCCGCGAGCGCCACCAGCAGCATTTCCATCGGGCTGAAGCCAACATGCTGGTCACCCGGCAAGATGACGTTATCCACTATGACATGGTGGCCGGAACCAGAAGTAACGTCAAACTGCATTCCTGTTTGATAGGTTGCCTGTATGGACATCGCTTTGGCCATAACATCCCCTTTCAATCTTCTGGCCTATCATAAATGCATTATGCACTCTGGCATTCCTTGCTATCAAGCTGTTCTTCATGTTATGCTTAGTTGGAAAGAACGTTCGTAACGTACAGTTCTACCAGGAGAAGCATGTTGGCAATCCCTCGTCCAGTTTCTGATAATCTCGAAATCCTTTCCGAGGATGAGTATCTCTTCGGTTGGGACCCTCTGCCCGGTATCGTTTCCGTCTGGGCCGGTCGCGAAGGGCGTGCGATTGTCTGGAGGCGCGAGGGCGAGCGCATCGTGCGTTTCCGGGAAACCTTCCGCCCCTGGCTGTTTGCAACCTCTCTAGACGACCTTGCACACCTTGGGACTACCTTGACCCTCTCTGGTGCAGATTGGAGGGCCGATACCTCACTCATCAGCTATTGTGTCCTGGATGGGGCAGATGGCTCGTATCGCTATCTTATCAGCGCGCGGGATGGGCGCTTTCTTGAACGGGAGCTGCTCAAAGGCGCATCGCGGCGTCTTGAGCGCCGTGTGAATAGCGTCAACGACCTTGCGGATACCTACTATCAGGTCGGGCCTGTTGAACAGTACTTGATGCAGACCGGGCGCGTCTATTTTCGCGGGCTGAATTATGAAGACCTGCATCGTTTGCAATTCGACCTGGAAACAACTTCACTTGATCCACACCGCGGGCGTATTTTCCTGATTGCCATTCGTGATAGCCGCGGCTTTGCGACGGCGCTTGAGGCACCACGCGCTGAGGACGAGGCGAAGATGATCCTGGCGCTCTGCCAGCTTGTGCGCGAGCGCGACCCCGATATTATCGAAAATCATAACCTTTTCTCTTTTGACCTGCAATTCCTGGAGTACCGTGCCGAGGCGTTGGGTATACCACTGCGGCTGGGACGCAGTGGTGGCCCGGAGCAGATGGAACGGCGTTATGAAACGCTGGCTATCGGGCCGGAAGCTCGTCGCCGTGTCCGCTATAGTGTAGCGGGACGAGAATTGATCGATACGCTGGATGCAGTACGCCGCTATGATTTCGTGGTGCGCGACCTGCCAAGCTACGGCCTGAAAGATGTTGCCCGTTATTTTCATATAGCAGGAGAAGATCGTGTATACCTTGAAGGCGCGGCGATTTTCGAGACCTATCGTAGAGATTCGGAGATGGTGCGCCGCTATGCGCTCGACGACGTGCGGGAAGTGGATGGTCTTTCTCGTCGCCTGCTGGGGGCGTCATTTGCCCTGGCGGGAATGGCACCGCGCCGCTATGAACGATTAGCATCGGCGGGACCGGCGATGGGGATTCTCGAACCGGTGCTTGTGCGGGCCTATCTCCGCGCAGGTATGGCCTTACCGCGGCAGAAAGCAGAGGCGGACTCCACGCATGGGTCGCATGAAGGGGGAGCTGTCTACCTCTTCGCGACGGGGATAGCTGAGCACGTGGTCAAAGCCGACGTGGCGTCCCTCTATCCATCTCTGATGCGTTCATTTCGTATCGGACCATCCGGTGATCGGCTGGGCGTTCTGCTTGGTATACTTGATCGATTGACGGATTTACGCCTGGAGCATAAAGCGGCGGCGCGGGCGGCTATTCCCGGCTCGCTGGAAGCCAATATGCACGATGCGACGCAAGCGGCGATGAAAATCTTGATCAACGCTGCCTATGGCTACATGGGGGCCGGTTCGATGGCGCTCTTCGCCGATATTCACGCGGCAGATGAGGTGACGAGGCGCGGGCGCGAGGTGCTATCACAGGTACTCGATGCCCTGCGCCAGCGCGGCATGGCATTGATCGAGGCTGATACCGATGGTGTCTATTTCGCGGTTCCGATGGATTGGACGGAACAGCAGGAGAGGCAGCTTGTGGCGGAAATCGGAGCCGGACTGCCTGCCGGTATTCGCCTGGAGTACGAGGGGCGTTACCGCGCTATGTTCAGCCACGAGGTCAAGAATTATGCTCTGCTCACCTACGACGGCCAGCTGATTGTGCATGGAGTCGCGCTGCGTTCCAGCCGCGCGGAACGCTTCGGCGAGCGCTTCCTGCACCAGGCATTGTTCTGCACTATGACGGGCGATGTAGTGGGCGCGCGAAATGCGTTTTTGGAGACCGTTAGAGCGCTGCGGCAGCGGAAATTTACGGCTGCGGATGTTGCGGCCAGCGTGCGTCTCTCCAAGTCTCCTGAAACGTATGAGGCTACGCGAACGGGGCATATGGAGCAGGCTTACGAGGCGCTGTTAGCCGCCGGGCGCACAAAATGGGCGCCTGGG of Ktedonobacteraceae bacterium contains these proteins:
- a CDS encoding choice-of-anchor P family protein, with the protein product MKTVMRFTLLLVSVFLLMLTAVTSPVLASSKVTSSSGVLPAVAHGSAYAGYLKVPKGGHIASVGPLFPVGLGCNTSSKTVSATAGSLSLSGFATSGSLVDKVTTNYSMSTVSVQASSDVQNVNVLSGLISADEVDAVAASTATSSSASSSNNSTFTNLVVLGNHINGTPAPNTKITLPGLGYVILNEQVGPVNHHTQTHISVTAIDVVVTTTNGFNLPIGTHILIAHAESGITVLSFPAIVGARAYGLLTYDKIDRNFVKSGPFANVSIGCSGGNKTNSVASVTVPVIGSTGTITDTAFGKIQPAGGNANSSSTVEQLDLLSGLISADTVMSSTKTAFSTSGSASATTSLVNAVVNGVPISANPAPNTRIDIAGLGYVIVNEQTLKVTSSRASASVNAFDVVVTANNSYGLPIGVHIIIAHADSHVNTF
- a CDS encoding chloride channel protein is translated as MIYSAIITFFRRLFHLRRTARSFESPRYLLKWLLLSTLIGLVAGLGAIAFFASIHFTTQVLLGNIVGYLPPNPAGEGTMTAIPFWSAARPWLLPVITTAGGLVAGIIVFTLAPEAEGHGTDAAIAAFHQGKPIRARIPLIKLVASAITIGSGGSAGREGPSAQISAGFGSLLGTWLHLDSQDRRLAIATGIGSGIGAIFRAPLGGAVLAAEILYKHDLEIEAIIPALMAAIVGYSVFGLWSGWNPIFGTQGNLAFTSPPQLLYYVVLGLICGLVGVLYARGFYGITHFFHKIPLPNWIKPAIGGLCVGLIGLVIPQALGMGYGWVNISMGPGLFNIPLWVLLALPFAKIITTGLSIGSGGSGGIFGPGMVIGGFLGAMVWRVSYHLLPGLPATPAPFVIVGMMALFGGIAHAPLAVMLMVAEMTGNLSMLAPAMIAVGISSIIVGENTIYTSQVDTRADSPAHRLQLSFPLLSTLTVRQAMVKAGLIFSPTQTVAEAEKMLEGRVESGAPVIGPLGGLKGVLTVADIQRIPLNERDQCKVAEAMNKGVFVIHADDTLDAALEQLTSHRISWAPVVDLEVHPEGPHVIGILSASDIMRAYRETLAKSSRRMRGVVEGTVMIEVKIEPGMRIADRPLREAHLPIESLVVSIRRQDELIFPRGSAVIKPGDVVTFLVSPAGEERLQQYLAEREKLAAAVQREPTTSKTA
- a CDS encoding TetR/AcrR family transcriptional regulator yields the protein MPKIVDQQTREATRKRIIREAAAEFARLGFEQANINTIAEQAGIGKGTIYLYFENKRDLFLAMLRQIAHSHLASIRAALAGDGNLHARLKRLFLAFVQLANEDADSFNVHMSTLYGVNRAFKAEATKLLRDYIAVIALTLEESRIRGEIESTDIEATALMVLTLTESYVLSANALGQSLHEMTQQANRVADMILHGIGVSSP
- a CDS encoding WXG100 family type VII secretion target: MSNIHVNTDVMRHLGQIFVQLDEQIQNQIMPQIHGGIAQLESDWQGISRQRFEELFQEWRSLAVRLSQQGEELGRHLQYTAERFETVDETA
- a CDS encoding OsmC family protein encodes the protein MAKAMSIQATYQTGMQFDVTSGSGHHVIVDNVILPGDQHVGFSPMEMLLVALAGCTGINVISILQKKQQQVTAYEMRVNGILTEQFPKIFVEISVEHFITGPHVKPEAVARAIELSETRYCGVSIMLSKTAKINHTFQIREIAQQSNLPGGQ
- a CDS encoding DNA polymerase domain-containing protein, with product MLAIPRPVSDNLEILSEDEYLFGWDPLPGIVSVWAGREGRAIVWRREGERIVRFRETFRPWLFATSLDDLAHLGTTLTLSGADWRADTSLISYCVLDGADGSYRYLISARDGRFLERELLKGASRRLERRVNSVNDLADTYYQVGPVEQYLMQTGRVYFRGLNYEDLHRLQFDLETTSLDPHRGRIFLIAIRDSRGFATALEAPRAEDEAKMILALCQLVRERDPDIIENHNLFSFDLQFLEYRAEALGIPLRLGRSGGPEQMERRYETLAIGPEARRRVRYSVAGRELIDTLDAVRRYDFVVRDLPSYGLKDVARYFHIAGEDRVYLEGAAIFETYRRDSEMVRRYALDDVREVDGLSRRLLGASFALAGMAPRRYERLASAGPAMGILEPVLVRAYLRAGMALPRQKAEADSTHGSHEGGAVYLFATGIAEHVVKADVASLYPSLMRSFRIGPSGDRLGVLLGILDRLTDLRLEHKAAARAAIPGSLEANMHDATQAAMKILINAAYGYMGAGSMALFADIHAADEVTRRGREVLSQVLDALRQRGMALIEADTDGVYFAVPMDWTEQQERQLVAEIGAGLPAGIRLEYEGRYRAMFSHEVKNYALLTYDGQLIVHGVALRSSRAERFGERFLHQALFCTMTGDVVGARNAFLETVRALRQRKFTAADVAASVRLSKSPETYEATRTGHMEQAYEALLAAGRTKWAPGERVRFYRASGGVSVWIPDETEAISFGEDNAEEVDANADAAKEREHPTLAADVQNRRDYDVEHYLRVLVTSYASRLKKAYTAGDFAQLFRTDEQPGLFDLPIESISPIWIRCQKA